CCTTGTTTGTCCTGAATAAGCGAAGGCGCCTTTCACTTATGATGAAGTTCATTATGAACTGTTGACTCCCATATAGGAACTACGCACTTTAAAGTAATGTAGTTACTATTTAGTGCCTATATTACTTTTCTGATGTATAATCTCCTTTTTGCTATACATCGAATTGCGTCTGTCTGTTCTCGATTATGCACCGTTTGATTCTTTTTAAAAAGTACGCACTTTCCAGTAATATAGGCACTTGCAGGTAACAATTGCGGAGGATGGGGCTTTAAATGTCCATGAAAAACAAAAAAACCGATTCCCATTTGTAGAAATAGGGATCGGTTCTAGCGATTTTTATATATCTTCTAGCAAATATTCATTAGGTTCTAGCGAATTTTTTATATCTTCTAGCAAATTTACATCAGGTTCTAGCAATTCCCCAGATGTTCATGGCCACCCATTACTTCTTCGGGAAGCTTTCCGCCCCAAAGTACCGCTCTTTCAAAATCATACAATGATGCAATTCATGGCCAGCAATGATCCAGGCAAGCGCCTTTACCGTAACAGGGGCACCATTTGCTGTCCCGCTGCGCTCCCACGCTTCTTCATCCAAGTTTTCCAACAGGGAAATAGTCGATGAACGGACGGCCGCTAAGTTTTCTAAAAGTGCAGGAATGGATTGCCGGTCAAATCTAGCTCTCGCCACATATTCGTTTTCATCAAACCCAGGCAGCTCCGATGATTCACCCCGTGCAAAACTCATCAAACGGAAGTTCATCACTCGCTCCGTGTCGGCCATATGGCCAATGACTTCTTTAATGGACCATTTGCCATCTCCATAGCGGTATGCACCCTGCTCTTCAGAAAGGTCCTTCAGCAGCCCTACTGTCACTTGAATTTGATTAGACAAAACTTCCTCTATCTCTCCCGCTTCCACTCGCTCAATATAAGTGGAGTAATACGGTATGTAATCTCCCGAGACTGGTGGTTTGTTCATATTAGTCTCCTCCTTTATTTTGCAGATACAATTTCTAATCCATTTGGATCGGATTTTCTTAAACCGTCCAATCCTGAAATATATGCTCTGTTTAACTGCACATTTCCTGTCTGAGTAATGTTTATTTTTCCTGCATGCCTGTTCAATAAATAGGAAAGCGACTCTTCTGCGTCAGGTTGATTCACAGACAAATCCAATTGCTCAATTGCAGAATTGCCCTCTTCAACAAATTCCATATTTGTCTGCAGTTCAATTTTAAAGCCGTAGGGCGTTTCTATAAACGTTCTGCGTTCGTTTGAACGATGCCCCCAATTCAACTCGCCTGCTCTATTGATGATCCCATTTTTCTCTTCTTCAGAAACCAAAATTCCAATATGGTCAAAGACAGGCCTCTTCCCATACCCGAAAGTAATATTGACGCGCCCTTTTCTTAGTTCAATGATGCGGAAAAGGACCTTTTTATCCCTGAAATCATCCCAGGTCAATGGAGGGTCAAAGGGTTGAAACTCCCCCTCATACCTCCCTATCCTCTGATGTACCTGAAAACCTTCCTGTACATAAAACTTCTCGGTCTCTTCTAAATACGGCGTCCAAAAATGGTAATGAAATAACATCCTATTTCCCCCTCATCCATACCATTTATCCTAATCGTAACCTTCCGAACCATTATATACATTAGCCATCCGCCGCATTTTCTCTACGACATTAGTCGCATAAAAGGGAGGAATATCCAAAAATTTGTCGAATACATTATTTTAAATTAAGGGGGAAATGCCATGAAACTAAATAGCTTAATCAAAGAAAATATAACAGTGAAATTCGTCAATGGGGAAACTATTACGGGTGAATTATCCTATGTTGACCCT
This region of Falsibacillus pallidus genomic DNA includes:
- a CDS encoding LSM domain-containing protein — encoded protein: MKLNSLIKENITVKFVNGETITGELSYVDPEMNSITLDLNTHDIIIPMTSVLFVKEEF
- a CDS encoding DinB family protein; translated protein: MNKPPVSGDYIPYYSTYIERVEAGEIEEVLSNQIQVTVGLLKDLSEEQGAYRYGDGKWSIKEVIGHMADTERVMNFRLMSFARGESSELPGFDENEYVARARFDRQSIPALLENLAAVRSSTISLLENLDEEAWERSGTANGAPVTVKALAWIIAGHELHHCMILKERYFGAESFPKK